A single genomic interval of Effusibacillus lacus harbors:
- a CDS encoding SDR family NAD(P)-dependent oxidoreductase encodes MRLQDKVAIITGGANGIGKETALLFARNGARLVIADFDEEAGTETVQELRTLGTKAEFVKADASNLYDVQKVVDTAVSLFSRIDVLVNNAGITRDGFLVKLDPAAWDQVIAVNLTGVFYFTQAAARVMVNQGSGVILNAASVVGLYGNIGQTNYSATKAGVIGMTRTWAKELGPKGVRVNAVAPGFIVTGMTDKVPEKILDQMKEKTPLRRLG; translated from the coding sequence ATGCGACTGCAGGATAAAGTAGCGATTATCACGGGCGGTGCCAACGGAATCGGGAAAGAGACCGCACTGCTCTTTGCCAGGAACGGTGCCAGGCTGGTCATTGCCGACTTTGACGAAGAGGCTGGCACGGAAACCGTACAGGAACTCCGCACTCTTGGAACCAAAGCGGAGTTTGTCAAGGCGGATGCCAGCAATCTTTACGATGTACAGAAGGTTGTTGATACGGCAGTCAGCCTCTTTTCCAGAATTGATGTGCTGGTTAACAACGCGGGAATTACGCGGGACGGGTTCCTGGTCAAACTGGACCCAGCCGCGTGGGACCAAGTGATTGCCGTGAATTTGACAGGCGTGTTTTATTTCACGCAAGCGGCTGCCAGGGTCATGGTCAACCAGGGGTCCGGTGTGATTCTCAATGCAGCCTCTGTCGTTGGCTTATACGGAAATATCGGACAAACGAATTACTCCGCCACAAAAGCGGGTGTCATCGGGATGACCCGGACCTGGGCCAAGGAACTGGGCCCCAAGGGAGTTCGCGTCAATGCGGTGGCTCCGGGCTTTATCGTGACCGGAATGACGGACAAAGTGCCGGAAAAGATCCTTGATCAGATGAAAGAGAAAACGCCCTTGCGGAGGTTGGGCAA
- a CDS encoding SDR family oxidoreductase translates to SDIANAYLFLASEEASFVNGAVLSVDGGLTF, encoded by the coding sequence CCTCGGATATAGCAAACGCTTATCTGTTCCTGGCATCCGAGGAAGCAAGCTTTGTGAATGGAGCCGTATTAAGTGTTGATGGAGGATTGACGTTCTGA